The Eremothecium gossypii ATCC 10895 chromosome IV, complete sequence genome contains a region encoding:
- the MRS6 gene encoding GTPase-activating protein MRS6 (Syntenic homolog of Saccharomyces cerevisiae YOR370C (MRS6)), with protein sequence MNTERRVSMAERRPSLMKNADSRGQLVVPHLAGIEDPLPDTTPENVDVVIAGTGLVESILAAALAWQGSSVLHVDANSYYGDSSATLTIDQLKAWVVAVNDGHYAGCYENAKLYVSSNVGPQGKYASREFGIDLACKILFAKSDLLSILINSRVHQYLEFQSLSNFHTYENDNFEKLTNSKQQIFTDQSLMLMTKRSLMRFLKFVLDWEKHPEVWKEYVDTPIGEFLREKFKLDDNHISELVFSIGLCYSHDTKTPNALQRIRRYLTSFDVYGPFPVLYSKYGGPGELSQGFCRSAAVAGATYKLQHGLLSYNPETRVAVFQDGSRAQVTEKVVVSPTQRPPDSKNVPEQPFEVQRLTCVVEKDCAEWIDENEHASVVVFPPESLKTKNRRAVQVVVLSSGSEVCPKGTCVWYLTTTEPGARGELDLDATLEAMEASILRESSDLADRKELFGVAENGRPVVNSVKLGKSFKEYVPRERLRFLLKLYYRQFSSTPPFDVVDPSLFDLESKAKHTVGASDNGVLYTAMPSGEISYDEAITAAKVLYEKIVGSDDDFFVMDFEDEDDQVLDEKTYNESALTDDDDVDMLETEEVEFAGKIEL encoded by the coding sequence ATGAACACCGAGCGGCGCGTGTCCATGGCGGAGCGTCGTCCCTCACTGATGAAGAACGCGGACTCGCGCGGACAATTGGTAGTTCCACACCTGGCGGGGATTGAGGATCCGCTGCCGGATACGACACCTGAGAACGTTGACGTGGTGATTGCGGGCACTGGACTAGTGGAATCGATATTGGCAGCGGCGCTGGCGTGGCAGGGCTCAAGTGTGCTACACGTGGATGCAAATAGCTACTACGGGGACTCAAGCGCGACTTTGACAATCGACCAGCTCAAGGCCTGGGTGGTAGCGGTAAACGATGGCCACTATGCGGGCTGCTACGAGAATGCGAAGCTCTACGTGTCGAGTAACGTGGGACCACAGGGTAAATATGCTTCGCGTGAGTTTGGCATTGATCTGGCATGTAAGATTCTGTTTGCCAAGTCGGACTTGCTGTCAATACTGATTAACTCACGTGTGCACCAATACTTGGAGTTCCAATCACTATCGAACTTCCACACCTACGAGAACGACAACTTCGAGAAGCTGACGAACTCGAAGCAGCAAATTTTCACAGATCAGTCGCTGATGTTGATGACTAAACGCAGCCTAATGCGCTTTTTGAAGTTTGTTTTGGATTGGGAAAAACATCCAGAGGTATGGAAGGAGTACGTTGACACACCAATAGGGGAGTTTCTGCGGGAGAAGTTCAAGCTTGACGATAACCATATATCCGAACTGGTTTTCTCGATTGGCCTGTGTTATAGCCATGATACCAAGACGCCCAATGCTTTGCAACGTATCCGGCGGTATCTGACGAGTTTTGATGTATATGGCCCATTCCCTGTCCTTTATTCGAAATACGGTGGCCCAGGCGAACTCTCGCAAGGCTTCTGCCGCTCTGCTGCAGTTGCAGGTGCCACGTACAAATTGCAGCATGGTCTTCTCTCTTACAACCCTGAGACAAGAGTTGCTGTCTTCCAGGATGGATCCAGGGCGCAGGTCACCGAGAAAGTTGTTGTTTCGCCCACGCAACGTCCTCCTGATAGCAAGAACGTGCCTGAGCAGCCGTTCGAAGTCCAAAGACTGACGTGCGTAGTGGAGAAAGATTGCGCTGAGTGGATAGACGAAAACGAACACGCTTCCGTTGTCGTGTTCCCTCCGGAATCGCTCAAAACTAAAAACAGAAGGGCAGTCCAAGTTGTTGTGCTATCGTCTGGGAGTGAGGTTTGTCCCAAGGGAACCTGCGTCTGGTATCTGACGACCACAGAACCAGGCGCTCGGGGTGAATTGGATCTTGATGCTACCTTGGAAGCCATGGAGGCCAGCATATTGCGTGAGTCTTCCGATCTCGCAGATCGCAAAGAGCTTTTTGGTGTAGCTGAGAATGGCAGGCCGGTTGTTAACTCAGTAAAACTAGGCAAGTCTTTCAAGGAGTACGTTCCTCGCGAAAGACTGCGGTTTCTGCTAAAGCTTTATTATAGGCAATTTTCCTCTACTCCACCCTTCGATGTTGTGGATCCCTCCCTATTTGATCTGGAATCAAAAGCTAAGCACACTGTCGGTGCAAGCGATAATGGCGTGCTCTACACCGCGATGCCATCCGGGGAGATCTCATATGACGAGGCCATCACCGCAGCAAAGGTCCTATACGAGAAGATCGTCGGCAGCGATGATGACTTTTTCGTGATGGACTTCGAAGACGAGGACGATCAAGTCCTG
- the NDD1 gene encoding Ndd1p (Syntenic homolog of Saccharomyces cerevisiae YOR372C (NDD1)), with translation MDQQESEEEQFYKVLQENLRYAFTSPMAATQAFPTPYSQGTRREKEGEVEAGKTRTSLNDVNAQPSMVLNFENFSNELLLEGTEQLRELLQESPAGGGLWQAKTPAKTPGRTPLKFLQQQQQLMQSGPQQTPLQNIDINHMLNSAGRSVASPSKRLYALTPHSRKLEVEPPYMRACVASSNSALADFQRARKEHGSTLMRTPVAKKSRPGKRPDMLAGAIASSPSFASALLPTAPVAAATPAAEPSLGDSVACDGDEADDQDCYGSSPTTIQLTSSVTKSARAHLGESPPLASQREPAIDNRLFDIAASPTPKVPKPPPVEPLRVPELPKLGSFKSVTRPQLIPSLTSLQPGQPTPLPGALASTLFLDAASVRTAANPPRDKARAKTSQPQHSKFQFIMTNANSFTPNADGTTKRRLKRSQSAVAPDAALRLGTGGSAAHASSSSGAYTNKKRKKNFAMSQ, from the coding sequence ATGGACCAACAGGAgtcggaggaggagcagtTTTATAAGGTGCTGCAGGAAAACCTGCGATATGCGTTCACAAGCCCCATGGCAGCGACGCAGGCATTCCCCACGCCGTACTCACAGGGCACGCGACGGGAGAAGGAGGGGGAGGTTGAGGCCGGCAAGACACGCACGTCGCTGAACGACGTGAACGCGCAGCCGTCGATGGTGTTGAATTTTGAGAACTTCTCGAatgagctgctgctggagggtacggagcagctgcgggagcTGTTGCAGGAGTCGCCGGCGGGCGGGGGGCTGTGGCAGGCGAAGACGCCAGCCAAGACGCCAGGCAGGACGCCTTTGAAGtttctgcagcagcagcagcagcttATGCAAAGCGGGCCGCAGCAGACGCCGCTTCAGAATATCGACATCAACCACATGCTCAACTCCGCGGGCAGGAGCGTGGCGTCGCCGTCCAAGCGGCTGTACGCGCTGACACCGCACAGCCGGAAGCTAGAGGTGGAGCCACCGTACATGCGTGCGTGCGTGGCTTCGTCTAACAGTGCGCTGGCGGACTTCCAGCGGGCGCGCAAGGAGCATGGGAGCACACTGATGCGCACGCCGGTCGCGAAGAAGAGCCGTCCAGGCAAGAGGCCGGACATGCTGGCGGGCGCTATTGCCTCATCTCCCTCCTTTGCATCCGCACTGCTGCCGACTGCTCCCGTAGCGGCAGcgacgccggcggcagAGCCCAGCCTCGGAGACTCCGTGGCGTGTGACGGCGATGAAGCGGATGACCAGGACTGCTATGGCTCCTCTCCGACTACCATACAGCTCACGTCTTCGGTGACGAAGTCTGCGCGGGCACACCTTGGCGAGTCGCCACCCCTGGCCTCTCAGCGCGAGCCGGCCATCGATAACCGTCTTTTTGACATTGCAGCGTCGCCGACCCCGAAGGTCCCAAAGCCCCCGCCCGTGGAGCCGCTGCGGGTCCCAGAGCTTCCGAAGCTCGGCTCCTTCAAAAGCGTCACGAGGCCCCAACTGATACCTTCGCTTACGTCCCTACAGCCTGGCCAGCCCACACCGCTACCTGGCGCTCTAGCGTCCACCCTCTTCCTGGACGCCGCCAGCGTGCGTACTGCTGCGAATCCGCCGCGGGACAAAGCTCGTGCCAAGACCTCCCAGCCGCAACACTCCAAGTTCCAATTCATAATGACCAACGCAAATTCCTTCACGCCCAATGCCGACGGCACCACCAAGCGCCGCCTCAAGCGATCTCAGTCTGCAGTCGCTCCAGATGCGGCCCTCAGGCTCGGTACGGGCGGCAGTGCCGCTCAcgcctcctccagctctGGCGCTTACACTAACAAGAAACGCAAAAAGAACTTCGCCATGTCGCAGTAG
- the NUD1 gene encoding Nud1p (Syntenic homolog of Saccharomyces cerevisiae YOR373W (NUD1)), which produces MLEPVAMEAGRESPLERAGANMEDFKSSSAVGTAVRAGQHSGRSQEDERCGRPRYRANDAFAVKEFGASEEAWEDPSYIERLGNWSMNYGTVQVAAARAKENAREDGEAQWRRYMRRGGRGTPPGDWHVNQGRPELVVTTSLSDISVVPTNTFRRQAGSPQGRGNAFEPAMAVADSDDDPAQAAKDVFENVLRQQKSNFFSMRDVGEPRSSDSAGDSDADFFVGGRTESHLDGLGSRTTSSSSFHSEPLSPSPPGSLARDSESRQAKLKLITPEDAGMVFDHERGVWEPLEGLQKRNESSTNIGASHTVNTSLSYEETGESRTPNHAVRSDSYAYQDDTPLAPPQLAEKFKIPADMTSTEERSVAASEHLISQGGRPRSSYLAGVNVSPGNITDIQQLETSFSLSQSAVVRVLLDVIPNKQDWANVEELDLSGKQLSTLIGLDQVVRNCSSLDVSNNELNSLQGVPSGCIHLNCSNNGIGSYMSLTHLPHLEALCLSNNKLNHKNLSLLEPCRHLKVVDLSFNSISGLHYLPTKAHVQKLNLSHNKLAGVVDFLQLCKESISWRHIEELDLSGNKITCVRNLAYLVHLRILRLDGNPIEVVDGEGNAQIRTLTMANNPALQTVEGFPALRILKCRGESLQLVGGSLPETLETLEIVGGYKNSYKRWNWPEVLPKYLRTLRLRRMQLSAVPPIISRIPLRSLDLSHNCIINTTQLLHALPNTLQELNLFGNPLWAANDSDRRMLVEAVRLYIFSQRGT; this is translated from the coding sequence ATGCTAGAGCCAGTAGCGATGGAAGCAGGGCGGGAATCTCCATTGGAACGGGCGGGCGCAAACATGGAGGATTTCAAGAGCTCCAGCGCAGTGGGAACGGCGGTGCGCGCTGGGCAGCATTCCGGAAGATCACAAGAGGACGAGCGGTGCGGGCGGCCGCGTTACCGTGCGAACGATGCGTTTGCGGTGAAGGAGTTTGGGGCCAGCGAGGAAGCTTGGGAAGACCCAAGCTATATAGAGCGGCTAGGCAACTGGTCGATGAACTACGGAACAGTCCAGgtggccgcggcgcgcgccaaAGAGAACGCGCGGGAAGACGGGGAGGCCCAGTGGCGACGTTACATGCGGCGAGGGGGGCGGGGGACACCGCCTGGTGACTGGCACGTGAACCAGGGGCGGCCGGAGCTGGTGGTGACGACGTCGCTTTCGGACATTTCGGTGGTGCCCACGAACACGTTTCGGCGGCAGGCGGGCAGCCCGCAGGGACGCGGTAACGCATTCGAGCCAGCGATGGCAGTAGCGGACTCGGACGACGACCCGGCACAGGCCGCGAAGGACGTGTTTGAGAACGTTTTGCGGCAACAGAAGTCGAACTTCTTTAGCATGCGGGATGTGGGAGAgccgcgcagcagcgactCTGCGGGGGACTCGGATGCGGACTTCTTCGTGGGCGGGCGGACGGAGAGCCACCTTGACGGGTTGGGATCGCGCACAACGTCGAGCTCGTCCTTCCACTCCGAGCCACTCTCGCCCTCGCCGCCGGGCTCGCTGGCGCGCGACTCCGAGAGCCGCCAAGCGAAGCTGAAGCTGATAACACCCGAGGACGCAGGAATGGTATTCGACCACGAGAGGGGTGTGTGGGAGCCACTGGAAGGCCTTCAGAAGCGCAATGAATCGTCGACGAACATTGGGGCGTCGCACACAGTCAACACCTCGTTGTCCTACGAGGAGACCGGCGAGTCGCGGACTCCCAACCACGCGGTGAGGTCCGACTCGTATGCATATCAGGATGACACGCCACTTGCGCCGCCTCAGCTTGCAGAGAAATTCAAAATCCCAGCCGATATGACTTCGACCGAGGAACGCAGCGTCGCGGCGTCCGAACATCTGATCTCTCAGGGGGGTCGGCCGCGAAGCTCCTACCTGGCGGGTGTGAATGTCAGCCCTGGCAATATCACGGACatccagcagctggagaCCTCGTTCAGCCTGAGCCAAAGCGCGGTGGTGCGTGTGCTTTTGGACGTTATCCCGAACAAGCAGGACTGGGCCAACGTTGAGGAGTTGGACTTGAGCGGGAAGCAGCTCTCGACCTTGATCGGCCTGGACCAAGTTGTGCGCAACTGCTCCTCCTTAGATGTGTCCAACAACGAGCTCAATTCGTTGCAGGGCGTGCCGTCAGGGTGCATCCACCTAAACTGTAGCAACAACGGCATCGGTAGCTATATGTCGTTAACGCATCTACCCCATCTAGAGGCCTTGTGTCTTTCAAACAACAAGCTAAACCACAAGAATCTCTCCCTGCTTGAGCCCTGCCGCCACTTGAAGGTAGTGGACCTCTCCTTCAACAGCATCTCCGGGCTTCACTACCTTCCTACCAAGGCACATGTGCAGAAGCTCAACCTATCCCACAACAAGCTAGCCGGCGTGGTCGACTTTCTGCAGCTCTGTAAGGAGTCCATCTCCTGGCGCCATATCGAAGAGTTGGACCTCTCGGGCAACAAGATCACCTGCGTTCGCAACCTTGCATATCTTGTCCATCTTCGCATCTTACGTCTCGATGGCAACCCCATAGAGGTGGTTGATGGCGAAGGCAACGCCCAGATCCGCACTCTAACCATGGCCAACAATCCTGCTTTGCAGACCGTCGAGGGTTTCCCTGCATTGCGCATACTCAAATGTCGTGGAGAATCGCTCCAGTTGGTCGGCGGCTCCCTCCCAGAAACCCTAGAAACTTTGGAAATCGTCGGCGGCTACAAAAACTCCTACAAACGGTGGAACTGGCCCGAAGTGCTCCCCAAGTACCTCCGCACACTACGACTACGCCGGATGCAGCTATCTGCAGTGCCACCTATAATCAGCAGGATACCACTACGCTCCCTAGACCTCTCCCACAATTGTATTATCAACACCACGCAACTATTACACGCTCTTCCCAATACTCTTCAGGAGTTGAACCTCTTCGGAAATCCCCTCTGGGCAGCCAACGATAGTGACAGGCGCATGCTTGTCGAGGCAGTAAGGCTCTACATATTTTCGCAGCGAGGGACATGA
- the GPB1 gene encoding Gpb1p (Syntenic homolog of Saccharomyces cerevisiae YAL056W (GPB2) and YOR371C (GPB1)), whose translation MVGSKSETQRRDSYLSPQRLEVQKSGTMSCMIPEEVRATYTQQYTAPRVQSYYVSSLRKPSRVDEEKAVNLERLKSYYSSRNATVCQVRGPGAMWTCRSSEGEGSTGSRRATTYGVEGGLQSQCPTDYEFGRHDHLGVMGSDLDTISGDMGRSYVKYYDKLSTINRDANYQLRKNNMWIPVCGEDYGRPVELLPSGLNYDRNDGMGLLETKELSPASVTNVPTSNELFMGGSTSLPLFGEKSLPSLIYHSSIELKNKIYILGGLTTCYKNDDGAPDLYDFHVDGIKNLPPPINDQLVNNPALLSNRRLYVVSANGFTLRIPKLSGQVPPPLLCGRISKLSDRYIFYYGGFEIRTETVIDEDTGKYYLSRRAFLNNTAYVLDVQLFKFVKVELVTQPTKFSAFSPTVPRFGHMQISVKMNNSISRCTESEDSKSTASSMRTGPQSYVSSAEDDCHQQSSEQTLSRVSTVSSTHAATIFIMGGYRQVDDHSYEALQDMWRVDVTVLSRGKKGYMKFAESASATLITRVGSDSKNSWPEPRAFMASCIVDSNLLNRTFSFEDTLRDAKDICTTPEETSQAIFANLPASAKVGRPANRDARQRTPLSGNKDAKTVIIHGGSDGSRVYGDMWWFDLADERWSRIALYSRDPDSGERRPIGLPAVGHSIFHSRDEFLLYGGLSQQDISSLFPEAPPFYRPREEPVDALNCSAAVIAIPSMTISPLDCSAHRDSTQHYTHLLSVSVLAIRGQLWLVGGAVASCSPTSITIALRGAISELTMPLTENSVARE comes from the coding sequence ATGGTGGGGAGTAAGTCGGAGACACAGAGGCGGGACTCGTACTTGTCTCCGCAGAGGTTGGAGGTGCAGAAAAGCGGGACAATGTCGTGCATGATTCCTGAAGAAGTTCGAGCGACATACACGCAGCAATATACCGCTCCCAGGGTGCAGTCTTATTACGTTTCGAGCTTACGGAAGCCGTCGCGGGTAGACGAGGAAAAAGCAGTGAACCTGGAGCGACTGAAGAGCTACTATTCATCGCGCAATGCGACTGTTTGCCAAGTACGGGGCCCAGGTGCGATGTGGACCTGCAGGAGCTCTGAAGGCGAAGGGTCTACGGGCTCACGGCGGGCCACTACGTACGGTGTAGAGGGAGGACTGCAATCTCAATGCCCCACAGACTATGAGTTTGGGCGGCACGACCACCTAGGTGTTATGGGCAGCGATTTAGATACCATTTCAGGTGATATGGGACGCTCTTATGTGAAATACTACGACAAGCTTTCTACAATCAACCGCGATGCCAACTACCAGTTGCGTAAGAACAACATGTGGATACCGGTATGCGGCGAAGATTACGGGAGGCCTGTGGAATTGCTCCCGAGCGGCTTAAATTACGACAGGAACGACGGAATGGGCTTGCTGGAGACAAAAGAGCTGTCTCCTGCATCGGTGACGAATGTGCCGACGAGTAATGAACTGTTCATGGGTGGTAGCACGAGCTTGCCCCTTTTTGGAGAGAAGAGCCTCCCTTCTCTCATCTACCATTCATCTATAGAGCTCAAGAACAAAATATACATTTTAGGCGGCCTAACAACTTGTTACAAGAATGATGACGGGGCACCCGATCTCTATGACTTCCACGTGGATGGCATTAAGAACCTGCCACCGCCGATTAATGACCAGCTTGTGAATAATCCTGCTTTACTTTCTAACCGTCGCCTCTATGTGGTATCGGCTAACGGGTTTACTCTGCGCATTCCAAAGCTTTCGGGCCAGGTGCCTCCACCGCTTCTCTGTGGGCGCATATCAAAGCTGTCAGATCGTTATATTTTCTATTATGGCGGCTTTGAGATCAGAACTGAGACTGTGATAGACGAAGACACTGGAAAGTACTACTTGAGCAGGAGGGCATTCCTAAATAACACGGCATATGTCCTAGATGTTCAACTCTTTAAATTTGTGAAGGTTGAATTGGTAACGCAACCTACCAAGTTTTCTGCATTTAGTCCCACAGTTCCACGATTTGGTCATATGCAGATCTCAGTTAAGATGAATAACTCAATCAGCAGATGTACAGAAAGCGAAGATAGCAAGAGTACCGCTAGCTCTATGCGCACAGGTCCTCAATCATACGTTAGCTCGGCAGAAGATGACTGTCACCAGCAGAGCTCGGAACAGACACTCAGCAGGGTATCGACTGTGTCCAGTACACACGCTGCCACCATATTCATAATGGGAGGGTACAGACAGGTGGATGACCATTCATACGAAGCGTTACAGGACATGTGGCGAGTCGATGTAACTGTGCTATCGAGGGGTAAGAAAGGATACATGAAGTTTGCAGAAAGTGCGTCTGCTACATTGATAACTCGTGTCGGTTCGGATTCGAAGAACTCATGGCCAGAACCACGAGCCTTTATGGCCTCATGCATTGTAGACAGTAACCTCCTCAACCGGACTTTCTCCTTTGAAGACACGCTGCGCGATGCCAAGGACATCTGCACGACTCCCGAAGAGACGAGTCAGGCAATTTTCGCCAATCTTCCAGCAAGTGCAAAAGTTGGCAGGCCTGCAAACCGCGACGCACGCCAGCGCACGCCACTGTCGGGCAACAAGGACGCCAAAACAGTCATAATCCATGGTGGATCGGATGGCTCACGGGTATACGGCGACATGTGGTGGTTCGACTTAGCGGACGAGCGCTGGTCACGGATCGCACTTTATTCACGTGACCCGGATTCCGGCGAGCGCCGGCCAATTGGCCTTCCTGCCGTGGGCCACAGCATTTTCCATTCTCGCGACGAGTTCCTCCTCTATGGCGGTCTCAGCCAGCAGGACATCTCGTCCCTCTTTCCGGAAGCGCCGCCTTTCTACCGGCCCCGCGAGGAACCCGTTGATGCACTAAATTGTAGCGCTGCCGTTATCGCCATTCCCTCAATGACCATCTCTCCCCTGGACTGCAGTGCTCACCGCGACTCCACGCAGCATTACACCCATCTCCTCTCCGTCTCTGTTCTTGCCATCCGCGGCCAGCTATGGCTAGTTGGGGGTGCTGTCGCCTCATGCTCTCCCACCTCAATAACCATTGCCCTACGCGGAGCCATCTCAGAACTTACAATGCCCCTCACCGAAAACTCCGTGGCACGAGAGTGA